From one Phorcysia thermohydrogeniphila genomic stretch:
- the hypE gene encoding hydrogenase expression/formation protein HypE yields the protein MRIEIGHGSGGRLTRELIEKVFLKHFDTPELKPLQDASCISISAESIAITTDSYVIRPRFFPGGNIGKLSICGTVNDLTVSGAIPKYISVGFILEEGLPLEELEKIVESMAETAKRAGVKIVTGDTKVVESGKCDGIYINTTGVGEVVRELSPQNSEPGDVVIVTGYVGDHGTAISLARENFEIETQIKSDCAPLNSLLTPLFELDGLRWMRDPTRGGLATALIEFSESAGVGVKLYEEKIPIREEVKFISEMIGYDPLYLANEGKAVIIVSKKDAERALEILKSHPLGKDAEIIGEVTEDFKGVRLITSIGGERRLELLEEDPLPRIC from the coding sequence GTGAGAATAGAGATAGGACACGGTAGTGGTGGAAGGCTTACTCGCGAGCTTATAGAGAAAGTATTCCTAAAGCACTTTGACACTCCAGAGCTAAAACCCCTACAGGACGCATCGTGCATCTCTATAAGCGCAGAATCAATAGCCATAACTACAGACTCCTACGTCATTAGACCCCGCTTCTTCCCCGGCGGCAACATAGGGAAACTCAGCATCTGTGGAACAGTTAACGACTTAACAGTAAGCGGTGCAATACCTAAGTACATATCTGTTGGGTTCATACTTGAAGAAGGACTTCCCTTAGAAGAGTTAGAGAAAATCGTTGAAAGCATGGCAGAAACGGCCAAAAGAGCAGGAGTAAAAATAGTTACCGGCGACACGAAAGTAGTTGAAAGCGGAAAGTGCGACGGCATATACATAAACACAACTGGCGTAGGCGAGGTTGTAAGAGAGCTCTCTCCTCAGAATTCTGAACCCGGAGACGTTGTAATCGTAACCGGCTACGTAGGAGACCACGGAACGGCTATCTCCTTAGCGAGGGAAAACTTTGAAATTGAAACGCAAATTAAGAGCGACTGCGCCCCTCTTAACTCACTCCTTACACCACTCTTTGAGCTTGACGGCCTTCGTTGGATGAGGGACCCGACGAGGGGAGGACTTGCAACTGCACTGATTGAGTTTTCAGAAAGCGCTGGGGTAGGCGTCAAACTCTACGAGGAAAAGATACCGATAAGAGAAGAAGTTAAGTTCATCTCTGAGATGATAGGATACGACCCTCTGTACCTTGCAAATGAAGGAAAGGCAGTAATTATCGTAAGTAAAAAAGACGCTGAGAGAGCTCTTGAAATCTTAAAGTCCCACCCATTGGGCAAAGATGCCGAAATAATAGGTGAAGTAACGGAAGACTTTAAAGGAGTAAGGTTAATAACTTCCATAGGTGGAGAAAGGCGGCTTGAACTCCTTGAAGAGGACCCCTTGCCGAGGATTTGCTAA
- a CDS encoding HDOD domain-containing protein, with amino-acid sequence MFKFLGFGGKKSEKKKVEKETKEKPLNRRAFDRYAVEGLGAVNNISKGGCELKKENYEEVKSELLEVEIGGEKVKSIVVEDRATCIHLKFMEEFKNKELLKKHVKRLKEYEKPEEKPKIDFQSFEEGNSELKVIINLLSEINNPNTTTEKLTNYIEKLPKVKEAVLRVANSVESAAKEKITSLTTAIARIGFERLKEVVRSTIVKELSFENKDLPNFEHLESFSVLKSTFLTEILPYTTFRDTGNEARLLFTSETTPLSFFTKLNEDFKKFYTSVNRLYSPYSRYLERLHFGTDFLKLGKEFIVEYSDLFKYLYDGYILAHLYLYPSLNLPEDLKISLSRRKLDFSYISYLTFLTVLAIVGRDKKSAYILLGRLKRLGMSADKAMEFLSTVVENANDALYHMGLRRSLRMFSYPSRSVRAQRIFPVRDNIYFKYLVERVSSAKRRLVLRHEDRTFTGYIPYIILNAEEFGFRNKAFCIIPCENLSDSEIDPEDFSSFDIIVFRNVDLLPEELLKDFEKIWKGFEGTVICTYSTYSFLDWEKPELHRILREYVVDIPSFLYETKNHEFMVERVKEELEEVLGRSSFDRSLIFVNETTERVIYSYLKTFKL; translated from the coding sequence ATGTTCAAATTCCTTGGCTTTGGAGGAAAGAAGAGCGAAAAGAAGAAGGTTGAAAAAGAGACAAAAGAGAAACCCTTAAACAGGAGAGCCTTTGATAGGTACGCCGTAGAAGGCTTAGGGGCTGTAAATAACATCTCAAAGGGAGGCTGTGAACTAAAGAAGGAAAACTACGAGGAGGTAAAGAGCGAACTATTAGAGGTGGAAATAGGTGGAGAAAAGGTTAAGTCTATCGTCGTTGAGGACAGGGCAACCTGTATTCACCTCAAGTTTATGGAGGAGTTTAAGAACAAGGAGCTCCTAAAGAAACACGTTAAAAGGTTAAAGGAGTACGAAAAGCCAGAAGAAAAGCCAAAGATAGACTTTCAGAGTTTTGAGGAGGGAAATTCAGAGCTTAAGGTGATTATAAACCTGCTCTCAGAGATAAATAACCCCAACACGACTACGGAAAAGTTAACAAACTACATAGAGAAACTCCCAAAGGTTAAAGAGGCCGTTTTAAGGGTTGCAAACAGCGTAGAGTCGGCAGCCAAGGAGAAGATAACCTCCCTAACAACAGCAATAGCAAGGATTGGATTTGAGAGGCTAAAAGAGGTTGTAAGGAGCACGATAGTAAAGGAGCTCTCCTTTGAAAATAAGGATCTTCCAAACTTTGAACACCTTGAAAGCTTTAGCGTCCTAAAGTCAACCTTCCTAACCGAAATTCTCCCTTATACCACCTTTAGGGATACAGGAAACGAGGCAAGACTCCTTTTTACAAGCGAAACGACTCCCCTCTCCTTTTTCACAAAGCTAAATGAGGACTTTAAGAAGTTCTACACCTCAGTAAACAGGCTCTACTCCCCTTACTCCCGCTACTTAGAAAGGCTTCACTTTGGAACGGACTTTCTAAAACTTGGAAAAGAATTCATAGTTGAGTACTCAGACCTTTTCAAGTACCTATACGACGGCTACATCCTTGCCCACCTATACCTATACCCTTCGCTGAATTTACCAGAGGATTTAAAGATATCCCTCAGCAGGAGAAAACTTGACTTTAGCTACATCTCCTACCTTACCTTCCTGACAGTCCTTGCCATCGTAGGAAGGGACAAGAAAAGCGCCTACATACTCTTAGGCAGGCTCAAAAGGCTCGGAATGAGCGCCGATAAGGCCATGGAATTCCTGTCAACCGTCGTTGAAAACGCAAACGATGCTCTCTACCACATGGGACTCAGAAGAAGCCTCAGGATGTTCTCCTACCCAAGCCGTTCTGTAAGGGCCCAAAGGATATTCCCCGTCAGGGACAACATCTACTTTAAGTACTTAGTAGAGAGGGTTTCCTCTGCTAAAAGGAGGCTTGTCCTAAGGCACGAGGACAGAACCTTTACGGGATACATACCGTACATCATCCTAAACGCAGAGGAGTTTGGCTTTAGGAATAAAGCCTTCTGCATAATTCCCTGTGAGAACCTCAGCGACTCAGAAATTGACCCAGAGGACTTTTCCAGCTTTGACATTATCGTTTTTAGGAACGTAGACCTTTTACCCGAAGAGCTCCTCAAAGACTTTGAAAAAATCTGGAAGGGCTTTGAGGGTACAGTTATCTGCACCTACTCCACCTACTCCTTCTTAGACTGGGAAAAGCCGGAGCTCCACAGAATTTTAAGGGAGTACGTGGTGGATATCCCCTCCTTCTTATACGAAACAAAAAACCACGAGTTTATGGTTGAAAGGGTTAAGGAGGAACTGGAGGAGGTCTTAGGCAGGAGCTCCTTTGACAGAAGTTTGATTTTTGTTAATGAAACTACAGAGAGGGTGATTTATTCTTACCTTAAAACCTTTAAGCTTTAG
- a CDS encoding ABC transporter permease: METFGELLIVTLSYLLILAVVLLDRKFEIGLWRELLTSSVLSLIQLIGVGFVILFLFKLQLKAVYPLFILLFYVNAAIISTKRFTFKGYSKRTGFLISFISIASISSVSLLFLFLSGILKIKANSIIPLAGIVTAAGMRSLSLAFKYYATRLKDLEDIIVSMAALGASDTQIFKFIFREIINDVTIPTRDMLRSAGIVHIPGVMVGLLLAGTLPLKAAVIQFAILATMIFQFFFVPSLALFTLIATCGLKIEK; this comes from the coding sequence ATGGAGACTTTTGGGGAGCTCCTTATAGTTACCCTCTCTTACCTCCTTATACTGGCCGTAGTTCTATTAGACAGGAAATTTGAAATAGGTCTGTGGAGGGAGCTCCTAACTTCCTCAGTTCTCTCACTAATTCAGCTCATTGGTGTAGGCTTTGTAATCCTCTTCCTCTTTAAGCTACAGCTAAAAGCGGTTTACCCTCTGTTTATCCTCCTCTTTTACGTAAATGCCGCAATAATCTCAACCAAGAGGTTCACGTTCAAGGGATACAGCAAAAGAACAGGGTTCTTAATATCGTTCATATCAATTGCCTCAATCTCCTCTGTGTCCCTCCTGTTCCTTTTTTTGAGCGGAATTTTGAAAATAAAAGCAAACAGCATCATACCCTTGGCCGGAATAGTCACAGCAGCCGGAATGAGGAGCCTGTCCTTAGCCTTTAAGTACTACGCCACGAGGCTAAAGGACCTTGAGGATATTATCGTTTCTATGGCAGCGCTGGGAGCCTCAGACACGCAAATTTTTAAGTTCATCTTCAGGGAAATTATAAACGACGTAACAATTCCCACGAGGGATATGCTCCGCTCTGCAGGTATAGTCCACATACCGGGAGTAATGGTGGGACTGCTCTTAGCTGGAACGTTACCGCTAAAGGCTGCTGTAATTCAGTTTGCCATTCTCGCTACAATGATATTTCAGTTCTTTTTCGTACCGAGCTTAGCCCTCTTCACCCTGATTGCAACGTGTGGCCTTAAAATTGAAAAGTAG
- a CDS encoding YceD family protein — MKRRINLNEVTAREPIRVETEIQPKLLELPKEEVSSATSFKLRVEVYKRPVGYGVKGRIEGEVELTCSRCNKKFMERIDRDFAFRLMPTSEITGGEIKSSDLDIKFSDEEVLDLVEVVREQILLNLPVKPLCDEECEVPVYREWEDKKGEQWEKLKALKNKLEKEK; from the coding sequence ATGAAGAGGAGAATTAACCTTAACGAGGTTACGGCTAGAGAGCCGATAAGGGTTGAGACTGAAATACAGCCAAAACTCTTAGAGCTCCCCAAAGAAGAGGTGAGCTCTGCTACCTCTTTTAAGCTCCGTGTGGAGGTCTATAAGAGGCCTGTCGGTTACGGAGTAAAAGGTAGAATAGAGGGTGAGGTAGAGCTCACCTGTAGCAGGTGCAATAAGAAATTTATGGAAAGGATAGACAGGGACTTTGCTTTTCGTCTCATGCCGACGTCAGAAATTACAGGGGGAGAGATAAAATCTTCTGACCTTGATATAAAATTCTCCGACGAAGAAGTCCTTGACCTTGTGGAGGTTGTTAGGGAGCAGATTCTTTTGAACCTTCCGGTTAAGCCTTTGTGCGATGAGGAGTGTGAAGTTCCCGTTTATAGGGAGTGGGAAGATAAAAAGGGTGAGCAGTGGGAGAAGTTAAAAGCACTTAAAAATAAACTGGAAAAGGAGAAGTAA
- a CDS encoding isoprenyl transferase: MNDLPVHVGIIMDGNGRWAKRRGLPRIEGHRKGAEVTEKIVIAASRLGIKYLSLYAFSTENWKRPKEEVEFLFHLMYEYVKSKLQLFLDNNVSFRAMGRLHQLPEYLQEGFKEIEEETRHCTGMTAVFAVNYGGRQEIIDAVNRALKAGEKEINEEVIRRYLYIPELPDLDLLIRTSGELRISNFLLWQSAYTELWFTKTLWPDFTEEEFLAAIEDYKRRERRFGGLK, translated from the coding sequence ATGAACGACCTGCCGGTGCACGTCGGCATAATAATGGATGGAAACGGTAGGTGGGCAAAGAGGAGAGGGCTTCCAAGGATTGAGGGTCACAGGAAAGGAGCTGAGGTAACTGAGAAGATAGTTATAGCCGCAAGCAGGCTTGGGATAAAGTACCTCTCTCTCTACGCTTTTTCAACAGAAAACTGGAAAAGGCCAAAGGAAGAAGTTGAGTTTCTCTTCCACCTAATGTACGAGTACGTGAAAAGTAAGCTCCAGCTTTTCCTTGATAACAACGTAAGCTTTAGGGCTATGGGAAGGCTTCATCAGCTCCCCGAATACCTTCAAGAAGGTTTTAAGGAAATAGAGGAAGAAACTCGCCACTGCACCGGCATGACGGCTGTCTTTGCCGTTAACTACGGAGGAAGGCAGGAGATTATTGACGCAGTTAACAGGGCACTAAAGGCAGGAGAAAAGGAGATAAACGAAGAAGTAATAAGGAGATACCTCTACATTCCAGAACTCCCCGACCTTGACCTTCTCATAAGGACGAGCGGGGAGTTAAGGATTTCCAACTTCCTCCTCTGGCAGTCGGCCTACACGGAGCTCTGGTTCACTAAAACCCTCTGGCCAGACTTCACAGAAGAAGAGTTCTTGGCTGCCATTGAAGACTACAAGAGGAGAGAACGCAGGTTCGGCGGTCTAAAATGA
- the plsX gene encoding phosphate acyltransferase PlsX, which yields MRVVLDAMGGDNAPHVPVMGAVQAVREFGISVILTGDEELLKKELEKFSYPSEKIEIVPASDAVPMDEQPSKALKRKGSSIHVGLELVKRKEADAFVSAGNTGAVMAISLFTVGRLKGVDRPAISAVLPNLRSQTFLLDVGANVDCKPFHLLQFAVMGEAYARYVLGEKNPRVGLLNIGEEEGKGNELTKEAYALFKAAREKGLNFVGNAEGRDIYSGNFDVIVCDGFVGNVALKLSESLAGILAKILREEIERHFISRLGAVTLKPAIRTFKKRIDYAEWGGAPLLGVRAPVIISHGSSNAKAIKNAIKVAAQFAKSHLNEHIEENIQKYGKLNGC from the coding sequence ATGAGGGTGGTTCTGGACGCCATGGGGGGTGATAATGCCCCCCATGTTCCCGTTATGGGTGCTGTTCAGGCCGTTAGGGAGTTTGGGATTTCTGTCATTCTTACAGGTGACGAGGAGCTCCTAAAGAAGGAGCTTGAAAAGTTTTCCTACCCATCAGAAAAAATAGAGATAGTTCCGGCAAGCGATGCCGTTCCTATGGACGAGCAACCATCAAAGGCCTTAAAAAGGAAAGGGTCTTCTATTCACGTTGGCTTAGAGCTTGTTAAAAGAAAAGAGGCCGATGCCTTTGTCAGTGCCGGTAACACCGGTGCTGTTATGGCTATATCTCTTTTTACAGTCGGAAGGCTAAAGGGGGTAGATAGACCGGCGATTTCTGCCGTCCTTCCAAACCTTAGGAGTCAGACCTTTCTCCTTGACGTAGGGGCAAACGTTGACTGTAAGCCCTTTCACCTCCTTCAGTTTGCAGTAATGGGCGAGGCTTACGCCCGCTACGTTCTCGGAGAAAAGAATCCCAGAGTAGGCCTTCTCAACATTGGAGAGGAAGAGGGGAAAGGTAACGAGCTGACAAAGGAAGCCTACGCCCTTTTTAAGGCAGCAAGGGAGAAGGGGCTAAACTTTGTTGGCAATGCAGAGGGTAGGGATATCTACTCGGGCAACTTTGACGTTATAGTCTGTGACGGCTTTGTAGGTAACGTTGCCCTGAAACTAAGCGAAAGTCTTGCAGGAATACTTGCGAAAATACTGAGAGAAGAAATAGAGAGACACTTCATCTCAAGGCTTGGAGCGGTAACCCTCAAGCCAGCTATAAGGACTTTTAAGAAAAGGATAGACTACGCTGAGTGGGGTGGAGCTCCCCTCCTTGGCGTAAGGGCGCCTGTTATAATTTCCCACGGCAGTTCAAACGCCAAGGCGATAAAGAACGCCATAAAAGTCGCTGCCCAGTTTGCAAAAAGCCACCTCAACGAGCACATAGAGGAAAACATACAAAAGTACGGGAAGTTAAATGGGTGTTAA
- a CDS encoding methylenetetrahydrofolate reductase C-terminal domain-containing protein yields the protein MVVVKLKPLEEILEKLRGFRRVFIFGCELGSGRCKNGGLREALKLAGKLDEKGFEIVGITSPGGTCVLEKVDIVKKDKAKAKKRIVENLINKLEKEVEEINKLRELSKHEGLLSRLLREYVLKEKEEHVGLLKKELSPLLLQLSAIEGLSKADVILSLACGAGTQLIAENVDIPVITGVTTLFIGAEREGRFFNEYCIACGDCIISDTGGICPIARCPKSLTNGPCGGAIEGQCEVDKELPCIWYRIAERMKKIGTFNRLKETVPLKDYSKSVYPRRLILEEKS from the coding sequence GTGGTAGTAGTCAAGCTAAAGCCCCTTGAAGAGATTTTAGAAAAGTTAAGAGGCTTCAGGAGAGTCTTTATTTTTGGCTGTGAGCTCGGCTCTGGAAGGTGCAAGAACGGTGGACTGAGAGAAGCTCTGAAATTAGCAGGAAAGTTAGACGAGAAAGGATTTGAAATAGTAGGAATAACAAGCCCCGGAGGAACGTGTGTTCTTGAAAAAGTAGACATAGTAAAAAAGGATAAAGCAAAGGCAAAGAAAAGAATCGTAGAGAACTTGATAAACAAGTTAGAGAAAGAAGTAGAAGAGATAAATAAATTACGGGAACTATCTAAACATGAGGGACTACTATCCAGACTCCTCAGGGAATATGTTCTTAAAGAGAAAGAAGAACACGTAGGATTGTTAAAAAAGGAACTTTCACCGTTACTATTACAATTGTCAGCGATAGAAGGATTATCAAAAGCCGATGTAATACTCTCCTTAGCCTGTGGAGCAGGAACTCAGCTCATAGCCGAAAATGTTGACATTCCCGTAATAACGGGTGTTACTACCCTTTTTATAGGTGCAGAGAGGGAAGGAAGATTTTTTAACGAGTACTGTATAGCCTGTGGAGACTGCATCATCTCCGATACAGGTGGGATATGTCCCATAGCCCGCTGTCCAAAGTCCCTCACAAACGGACCCTGTGGCGGCGCTATTGAAGGACAGTGTGAAGTTGACAAGGAACTTCCCTGCATCTGGTACAGAATTGCAGAGAGAATGAAGAAGATAGGAACGTTTAATAGGTTAAAGGAAACTGTCCCTCTTAAAGATTACAGCAAGTCCGTATATCCCAGAAGGCTAATTCTGGAGGAGAAGTCTTGA
- the rpmF gene encoding 50S ribosomal protein L32 yields MAVPKRKVSRTRRDKRRTHWKARVPAISVCPNCYQPKPPHRVCRYCGYYKGEQVIEVEE; encoded by the coding sequence ATGGCAGTTCCAAAGAGGAAGGTATCAAGGACGAGAAGGGACAAGAGGAGAACTCACTGGAAAGCGAGGGTGCCGGCAATTTCAGTCTGCCCCAACTGCTACCAGCCTAAGCCCCCTCACAGGGTCTGCAGGTACTGCGGATACTACAAGGGAGAGCAGGTTATAGAGGTAGAAGAGTAA
- the hypD gene encoding hydrogenase formation protein HypD, giving the protein MKGRIKELVEAIHKLAPKGKKVKIMNVCGSHEHTITVSGMRSLMPENIELVPGPGCPVCVCSESDIINAINLSKRDDTILVTYGDMLRVPTRMGSIRSNGGNYRMVSAPHEVLRIAKENPDKNVVFFSIGFETTTAPTAALIEMGLPENVTILTSQKLTPEIMEVLVKDSEVGVDAFVAPGHVSAIVGANAWRVFPEKYGIPTVVAGFEPDNLLLAILKILIQLRENRAELENVYRGVVKPEGNRKAQELMYKYFEKADVNWRGIGRIPKSGLELKEEYSHINAKKVFNLPEVEEEKVPGCICDKIVLGKAYPKDCKLFGTACTPSNPKGPCMVSGEGACNIWYRFNQ; this is encoded by the coding sequence GTGAAGGGAAGAATAAAAGAACTTGTAGAGGCAATTCATAAGCTCGCCCCAAAAGGGAAAAAAGTGAAAATTATGAACGTCTGTGGCTCTCACGAGCACACGATAACGGTAAGTGGAATGCGCTCACTGATGCCCGAAAACATAGAGCTCGTCCCCGGCCCCGGCTGTCCTGTGTGCGTCTGCTCTGAGAGCGACATAATAAACGCAATAAACCTCTCTAAAAGGGATGATACCATCCTCGTAACCTACGGGGACATGCTGAGAGTTCCCACAAGGATGGGTTCAATAAGGAGCAACGGTGGAAACTACAGGATGGTCTCTGCACCCCACGAGGTTTTAAGGATAGCTAAGGAAAATCCCGATAAAAACGTTGTTTTCTTCTCTATCGGCTTTGAGACAACCACAGCTCCAACAGCTGCTCTAATAGAAATGGGACTTCCAGAAAACGTAACTATACTCACATCCCAGAAGTTAACTCCAGAAATAATGGAAGTTTTAGTAAAAGACTCCGAAGTTGGTGTTGACGCCTTTGTAGCTCCGGGTCACGTATCGGCAATAGTTGGAGCAAACGCTTGGAGAGTATTTCCGGAAAAGTACGGCATACCAACAGTAGTCGCAGGCTTTGAACCTGACAACTTACTCTTAGCAATCCTCAAAATATTGATTCAGCTCAGAGAAAATAGAGCAGAACTTGAAAACGTTTATAGAGGAGTAGTTAAACCCGAAGGGAACAGAAAAGCACAGGAGCTAATGTACAAGTACTTTGAAAAGGCAGACGTAAACTGGAGAGGAATAGGAAGAATTCCAAAGTCTGGCCTTGAGCTAAAGGAAGAGTACTCCCATATTAACGCAAAGAAGGTGTTTAACTTGCCGGAGGTTGAAGAGGAGAAAGTCCCCGGCTGTATCTGCGATAAGATAGTTCTCGGAAAAGCCTATCCCAAGGACTGTAAGCTCTTCGGAACAGCCTGCACCCCCTCAAACCCCAAAGGCCCCTGTATGGTCTCCGGGGAAGGTGCGTGTAACATCTGGTACAGGTTTAACCAGTAA
- a CDS encoding phosphatidate cytidylyltransferase, with amino-acid sequence MRERLIGALLVVTYALTMVLAPKDFYISLVYLLGIGMVAELFAISRMESAKTAAAVIFSILYFAGIHIPHISFLIPSAGILFLFSYFILIEGKVPEKFLVTAGFFIYLSMGVIAIGKLSKELFILLLSIVWSVDTFAYLVGKYFGKHKLIPEISPKKTVEGAVGGTVGGVITGSLIGNHLGVLEFSVLTFFILATLTAISQIGDLLESFIKRFFGVKDSGNLIPGHGGLLDRLDSSLAVAPFLVIIGGLQ; translated from the coding sequence ATGAGAGAAAGGCTCATAGGTGCGCTACTTGTTGTAACTTACGCTTTAACTATGGTCTTAGCTCCTAAAGATTTCTACATCTCCTTAGTTTACCTCCTCGGTATAGGAATGGTGGCAGAGCTCTTTGCAATATCCAGAATGGAGAGCGCCAAAACGGCAGCTGCTGTTATTTTTTCAATCCTCTACTTTGCAGGGATACACATCCCCCACATCTCCTTCCTGATTCCCTCGGCAGGAATTCTCTTTCTATTCAGCTACTTCATACTAATAGAGGGAAAGGTTCCGGAAAAGTTTTTGGTAACTGCTGGGTTCTTTATATACTTGAGCATGGGAGTTATAGCCATAGGGAAACTTTCTAAGGAGCTCTTCATACTCCTCCTCAGCATCGTCTGGTCGGTTGATACCTTTGCCTACTTAGTAGGCAAGTATTTCGGCAAACACAAGCTAATACCGGAAATTAGCCCTAAAAAAACCGTTGAAGGAGCCGTTGGCGGCACAGTTGGAGGAGTAATTACTGGAAGCCTCATCGGGAACCACTTGGGAGTTCTTGAGTTCTCCGTGCTCACATTTTTTATACTTGCCACTCTAACAGCTATATCGCAGATTGGAGACCTACTTGAGAGCTTTATTAAAAGGTTCTTTGGAGTCAAGGATTCTGGCAATCTAATCCCCGGACACGGAGGACTTCTTGACAGACTTGACAGCAGCTTAGCAGTTGCTCCATTCTTAGTCATCATTGGAGGTCTGCAGTGA
- a CDS encoding methylenetetrahydrofolate reductase, whose amino-acid sequence MTFGEKLKAGKFLITAEVAPPRGTDWKSVVKGIEPLRGKVDAFNVTDCQRSMVRMSALAMSKLLLDSGFDPILQLTCRDRNRIALQSDLLGAAAFGIKNICLMTGDFTTLGDQKDAKPVFDVDSVGLIETAKRLTEGYLLNGKELKGVPEFCIGAVFNPFAGPFELQIMKLEKKIRAGALFIQTQPVYDVKVAEEVNSLISELGAVPIIGLLPIKSLRMANFMKKLNPTSIPDSLVEGLEKANDPAKYGWDYIIDLAHAIAEFGRGIHFMLVGKTEELASFIDYLRNHERYNHKF is encoded by the coding sequence TTGACCTTTGGAGAGAAGCTAAAAGCAGGAAAGTTCCTGATAACGGCAGAAGTAGCTCCCCCAAGGGGAACAGACTGGAAAAGCGTTGTAAAGGGGATAGAACCCTTACGGGGAAAGGTAGACGCCTTTAACGTTACCGACTGTCAGAGGTCAATGGTCAGGATGTCGGCCTTGGCCATGTCAAAGCTCCTCCTTGACAGTGGCTTTGACCCGATACTACAGCTTACCTGTAGAGACAGAAACAGAATAGCCCTCCAGTCTGACCTTTTAGGTGCAGCAGCTTTTGGCATTAAGAACATCTGCCTGATGACAGGAGACTTTACGACCCTCGGAGACCAGAAGGACGCAAAACCTGTCTTTGACGTAGACTCAGTAGGGCTGATAGAGACGGCCAAAAGGCTTACAGAAGGATACCTCCTAAACGGTAAAGAGTTAAAGGGAGTCCCAGAGTTCTGTATAGGGGCAGTCTTTAATCCCTTTGCAGGGCCCTTTGAACTTCAGATTATGAAGCTGGAGAAGAAGATAAGGGCTGGAGCTCTCTTTATCCAGACCCAGCCAGTTTACGACGTGAAAGTGGCAGAGGAGGTTAATAGCCTCATATCGGAACTCGGAGCTGTCCCCATCATAGGACTACTTCCCATTAAGAGCCTAAGGATGGCCAACTTTATGAAGAAACTCAACCCAACTTCTATTCCTGACTCCTTGGTAGAAGGGCTTGAAAAGGCCAATGACCCAGCAAAGTACGGCTGGGACTACATCATAGACTTAGCCCACGCCATTGCAGAGTTTGGAAGGGGCATTCACTTTATGCTTGTTGGAAAGACAGAAGAGCTTGCCTCCTTTATAGACTACTTAAGAAACCACGAAAGGTACAACCACAAGTTTTAG
- a CDS encoding peptidylprolyl isomerase produces the protein MRKVLLTILALFALSLPASAKIVDYIVAVVNGEPILYSELVDYAKENRIPDLRAARDSLIEKKILLTEAKEEGLTVSDKEVEEALKDFMKQGGFKTEEELKRALKAEGLTLEDVKEKIREQLLVAKLIARKVKSKVKVTDLEVEKVCRKEKSSSVREVYYIFTKDKGKAEKALEVLKAGVPFEKVAKEYSEDPITAKKGGYLGEVRKGTLIKPLDIAVWSTEPGRFNLVQTKDGYFIVYVKSQKSKGCDREKIRRELYMKKFQETLKAFIDELKKKASVKVYI, from the coding sequence ATGAGAAAAGTTCTACTCACCATACTTGCTCTTTTTGCACTTTCACTTCCTGCAAGCGCCAAGATAGTTGATTACATAGTCGCCGTTGTCAACGGAGAACCGATACTCTACAGCGAGCTGGTTGATTACGCCAAAGAAAACCGCATACCGGACTTAAGAGCAGCAAGGGATTCACTTATTGAGAAGAAAATCCTGTTGACAGAGGCAAAGGAAGAAGGGTTAACGGTTTCAGACAAGGAAGTGGAGGAAGCCTTAAAGGACTTTATGAAGCAGGGCGGGTTTAAAACGGAAGAGGAGCTAAAAAGAGCTCTAAAAGCCGAGGGACTTACCTTAGAAGATGTAAAGGAGAAGATAAGAGAACAGCTATTAGTCGCTAAGCTCATAGCGAGAAAGGTAAAGTCAAAGGTCAAAGTCACAGACCTTGAAGTAGAGAAGGTATGCAGAAAAGAAAAGAGCTCCAGCGTGAGAGAGGTCTACTACATATTTACAAAGGATAAGGGCAAAGCAGAGAAAGCTTTAGAAGTTTTAAAGGCAGGAGTTCCTTTTGAAAAAGTAGCCAAAGAGTACTCAGAGGACCCAATCACGGCAAAGAAAGGTGGTTACCTTGGCGAAGTTAGGAAAGGCACGCTCATTAAGCCCTTAGATATAGCAGTCTGGAGCACGGAACCCGGTAGGTTCAATCTGGTTCAGACAAAAGACGGTTACTTCATCGTTTACGTTAAATCGCAAAAGAGCAAAGGCTGCGATAGGGAGAAAATCAGGCGGGAGCTCTACATGAAGAAGTTTCAAGAAACTCTCAAGGCTTTCATTGATGAACTCAAGAAGAAAGCAAGCGTAAAGGTCTATATTTAA